The following proteins are encoded in a genomic region of Cercospora beticola chromosome 8, complete sequence:
- the RPL19A gene encoding 60S ribosomal protein L19A, with protein MFMSVNLRTQKRLAASVTGAGKRKIWLDPNEVNEISNANSRQTIRKLLADGLIIRKPVTMHSRARARELTAARRIGRHRGFGKRKGTADARMPTQVMWMRRLRVLRRLLVKYRAAGKIDKHLYHELYHLSKGNTFKHKRALVEHIHKAKAEKQREEKLKAEMDAKRAKTKAARERRQERITAKRNALAGEDEEPAAQ; from the exons ATGTTCATGTC GGTCAACCTCCGCACCCAGAAGCGCCTGGCGGCCTCCGTCACTGGTGCCGGAAAGCGCAAGATCTGGCTCGACCCAAATGAGGTCAACGAGATCTCCAACGCCAACTCCCGTCAGACGATCCGCAAGCTGCTCGCAGATGGCCTCATCATCCGCAAGCCAGTGACCATGCACTCGCGTGCCCGCGCCCGAGAGCTCACCGCTGCCCGCCGAATTGGACGTCACCGTGGTTTCGGTAAGAGGAAGGGTACTGCCGACGCTCGTATGCCAAC CCAAGTCATGTGGATGCGCCGTCTTCGTGTCCTCCGCCGTCTGTTGGTCAAGTACCGTGCCGCCGGCAAGATCGACAAGCACCTTTACCACGAGCTCTACCACTTGAGCAAGGGTAACACCTTCAAGCACAAGCGTGCTCTTGTCGAGCAT ATTCACAAGGCCAAGGCCGAGAAGCAGCGTgaggagaagctcaaggcaGAGATGGACGCCAAGCGTGCGAAGACCAAGGCTGCCCGCGAGCGGAGACAAGAGCGCATCACTGCCAAGCGCAACGCACTtgctggcgaggacgaggagcctGCCGCTCAATAG
- a CDS encoding uncharacterized protein (CAZy:AA1): MRAFTAGAAIFLAAVSEVAAWGNRGDANGPPGYDGGLHQHGSDFQPDHILRVTAEDVKIGCQERHSVVVNGTTPGPALRLQAGKRQWIRVYNDMCEEKLNTTIHWHGLTQRLAPFSDGTPQASAWPIPACHYFDYEVFPLRSECGTYFYHSHVGFQAVSATGALIIDCPDPQPYQYDDERIIELSDYFNHTDERIEKGLIAKPFVWSNETNAILINGVGVAQEEAHRAGTEGCSLPVIEVEPCKTYRFRFIGSLAISLVQLGIDQHENFTIIEADGSYTKPHTEKFMQITTGQRFDTIFKAKDEAELNGKRDYLIQFVTKDRPKSYTGYGILRYKGGPPEITKGPDTPPLTFSNKTYEWAEFALQPLHDNNFPRADEVTRRIELDNRQMSTDSIVWRTNGLEWNETTPPQPGDVPYLVDIYQRGEAAMPNYTAALANNGWDPTTYTFPAKLGEVLEIVWYNTGSLVKNNGGQDFHPLHAHGAHYYDCGSGNGTYDPIEHEKRFANYTPVLRDTTTLYRYIDKTIAGERLGYRVWRLRVTDAGVWMIHCHILQHMIMGMQTAWIMGDLEEIRRVPLFDARAYLDFGGGAFGNETYAPLVNHYFEGAEGEEWEEEVVEESEAAEAGES, from the exons ATGAGGGCATTCACTGCTGGCGCAGCGATATTTCTCGCGGCAGTCAGTGAGGTTGCGGCATGGGGAAATCGAGGTGACGCCAATGGGCCGCCAGGCTACGACGGAGGACTACACCAACACGGAAGCGACTTTCAACCGGACCACATCTTGCGCGTGACTGCTGAAGATGTCAAGATCGGATGCCAAGAGCGCCACTCTGTTGTGGTCAATGGAACCACACCTGGGCCTGCACTTCGTCTTCAAGCAGGCAAGCGCCAATGGATCCGAGTATACAATGACATGTGTGAGGAGAAGCTCAACACTACCATCCACTGGCATGGGCTCACACAACGCCTGGCTCCCTTCTCGGACGGAACTCCTCAAGCAAGCGCGTGGCCGATTCCTGCTTGCCACTATTTTGACTACGAAGTGTTCCCACTGAGGAGTGAATGCGGCACATATTTCTACCACTCTCATGTTGGTTTCCAAGCAGTCTCCGCGACAGGCGCGCTGATCATCGACTGCCCTGATCCTCAACCTTACCAGTATGATGATGAGCGAATTATCGAGTTGTCAGACTACTTCAATCACACCGATGAGCGTATCGAGAAAGGCCTCATCGCCAAGCCTTTCGTTTGGTCGAATGAGACTAATGCCATTCTGATCAACGGCGTGGGCGTTGCGCAGGAAGAGGCTCACCGAGCTGGCACAGAGGGATGCTCCCTTCCAGTCATCGAAGTCGAGCCATGCAAGACTTACCGCTTCCGTTTCATCGGCAGTTTGGCCATCTCATTGGTGCAATTGGGTATCGACCAACATGAGAATTTCACAATTATCGAAGCGGACGGGTCTTACACAAAGCCACATACAGAAAAGTTCATGCAGATCACCACAGGTCAACGCTTCGATACAATCTTCAAGGCCAAAGACGAAGCTGAGCTCAATGGGAAGAGGGACTACCTCATTCAGTTCGTAACCAAGGATCGTCCAAAATCTTACACTGGTTATGGTATTCTTCGCTACAAGGGTGGTCCACCAGAAATCACAAAGGGCCCTGACACCCCACCACTTACCTTCTCCAACAAGACCTACGAGTGGGCCGAGTTTGCGCTTCAGCCTCTGCACGACAACAACTTCCCTAGAGCGGATGAGGTCACTCGTCGCATCGAGCTTGACAACCGACAGATGTCCACCGACAGCATCGTCTGGCGTACAAACGGTCTGGAATGGAATGAAACCACTCCACCACAGCCCGGCGATGTCCCATATCTCGTCGACATCTACCAACGCGGCGAAGCAGCTATGCCAAACTACACCGCAGCACTTGCAAACAATGGCTGGGACCCAACAACATATACTTTCCCTGCTAAGCTCGGCGAG GTCCTCGAGATAGTCTGGTACAACACCGGCTCCCTCGTAAAAAACAACGGCGGCCAAGACTTCCACCCCCTCCACGCCCACGGCGCGCACTACTACGACTGCGGCTCTGGAAACGGAACCTACGACCCCATCGAACACGAGAAAAGATTCGCAAACTACACCCCCGTCCTCCGGGACACCACAACCCTCTACCGCTACATCGACAAAACCATCGCCGGCGAACGTTTAGGCTACCGAGTCTGGCGTCTACGAGTCACAGATGCAGGAGTGTGGATGATTCATTGCCATATTTTACAGCATATGATTATGGGGATGCAGACGGCGTGGATTATGGGGGATTTGGAGGAGATCAGACGCGTGCCGTTGTTTGATGCGAGGGCGTATTTGGATTTTGGGGGTGGGGCTTTTGGGAATGAGACGTATGCGCCGTTGGTGAATCATTATTTTGAGGGGGCTGAGGGGGAGgagtgggaggaggaggttgtggaggagaGTGAAGCCGCTGAAGCGGGAGAGTCATGA
- the AOX1_1 gene encoding Alternative oxidase, mitochondrial precursor (CAZy:AA3), with protein sequence MTIPDEVDIIVCGGGSCGCVVAGRLANLDHKLQVLLIEAGESNLNNPWVFRPGIFPRNMKLDSKTATFYYSRPSEWLSGRRAIVPCAHILGGGSSINFMMYTRASASDYDDFQAKGWTTKELIPLMKKHETYQRACNNRDLHGFDGPIKVSFGNYTYPVMQDFLRAAESQGIPVTDDLQDLTTGHGAEHWLKWINRDTGRRSDSAHAYIHSTRQHYENLHLAVNTKVDKVVFEGTKAVGVRTVPTKPLHPSENHSRTFRARRQIIVSGGTLSSPLILQRSGIGDAQKLRKAGVKPLVDLPGVGQNFQDHYLFFSLYRAKPHVESFDDFVRGDKEVQDKVFNQWQLDGTGPLATNAIEAGVKWRPTQKDLDDMARSPFPEFIKGWDSYFKDKPDKPVMHWAVVAGWFGDHMHVPPGKYFSMFHFLEYPFSRGFTNIVSPNPYEAPDFDAGFMNDRRDMAPMVWGYIKSRETARRMDAFAGEVANNHPFYAYDSPARCHDMDLATTNAYAGPNHITSNLVTGAWTNPLPAPSRQPEPSFLNSNQQALHDDLQYSRDDLLAVEEWVKRHTETTWHSLGTCSMAPREGNSIVKHGVLDERLNVHGTKNLKVADLSICPDNVGCNTYSTALLIGEKCAVLTAEDLGYTGRALDMRVPDYQVNREIVGLSRL encoded by the exons ATGACGATCCCAGACGAGGTTGATATCATCGTGTGCGGTGGAGGATCATGCGG TTGCGTCGTTGCTGGCCGTCTGGCCAACTTGGACCACAAGCTTCAGGTGCTGCTCATCGAGGCCGGTGAGAGCAACTTGAACAACCCATGGGTTTTCCGCCCAGGTATCTTCCCACGCAACATGAAGTTGGACAGCAAGACTGCCACTTTCTACTACTCGCGTCCATCCGAATGGCTCTCTGGCCGTCGTGCAATCGTTCCTTGCGCCCACATTCTTGGTGGTGGTTCCTCGATCAACTTCATG ATGTACACTCGTGCATCCGCCTCAGATTACGATGACTTCCAAGCCAAGGGCTGGACCACCAAGGAGCTCATTCCtttgatgaagaagcacGAGACATATCAACGTGCCTGCAACAACCGCGACTTGCACGGATTCGATGGACCTATCAAGGTTTCTTTCGGTAACTACACATACCCAGTGATGCAAGACTTCCTCCGCGCGGCCGAGTCTCAGGGCATCCCAGTCACCGACGACCTCCAGGATCTGACCACCGGCCACGGTGCTGAGCACTGGCTGAAGTGGATCAACCGGGACACCGGACGTCGCTCCGACTCTGCCCACGCATACATCCACAGCACTCGTCAACACTACGAGAACCTGCACCTGGCTGTCAACACCAAGGTTGACAAGGTCGTCTTCGAGGGCACCAAGGCCGTTGGAGTCCGAACTGTTCCCACCAAGCCATTGCACCCATCAGAGAACCACTCCCGCACATTCCGAGCACGTCGGCAAATCATCGTATCTGGCGGCACACTCAGCTCACCTTTGATCCTCCAGCGCTCTGGTATCGGTGATGCTCAGAAGCTCCGCAAGGCTGGTGTCAAGCCATTGGTCGACCTCCCCGGTGTTGGCCAGAACTTCCAGGACCACTACCTGTTCTTCTCTCTCTACCGTGCTAAGCCACACGTCGAGTCTTTCGATGACTTCGTGCGGGGCGACAAGGAGGTGCAGGACAAGGTCTTCAACCAGTGGCAGCTCGATGGCACTGGTCCATTGGCAACCAATGCCATTGAAGCCGGTGTGAAGTGGCGACCAACTCAAAAGGATCTCGACGACATGGCTCGCTCCCCATTCCCAGAGTTCATCAAGGGCTGGGACAGCTACTTCAAGGACAAGCCAGACAAGCCAGTCATGCACTGGGCTGTTGTCGCTGGCTGGTTCGGTGACCACATGCACGTTCCACCCGGAAAGTACTTCTCCATGTTCCACTTCCTGGAGTATCCATTCTCTCGTGGCTTCACCAACATTGTCAGCCCCAACCCATACGAGGCACCAGACTTCGACGCCGGTTTCATGAACGACCGACGTGATATGGCACCAATGGTCTGGGGTTACATCAAGTCTCGTGAGACTGCACGCCGCATGGACGCCTTCGCCGGTGAGGTTGCCAACAACCACCCATTCTACGCCTACGACTCCCCAGCTCGTTGCCACGATATGGATCTTGCCACCACCAACGCGTATGCTGGACCAAACCACATCACGTCCAACCTCGTCACTGGTGCCTGGACCAACCCACTCCCAGCTCCAAGCAGACAACCAGAGCCAAGCTTCCTCAACTCCAACCAGCAGGCACTCCACGACGACTTGCAGTACAGCCGCGACGATCTCCTCGCCGTCGAGGAGTGGGTCAAGCGCCACACCGAGACCACCTGGCACTCCCTCG GTACCTGCTCCATGGCCCCACGCGAGGGCAACTCCATCGTCAAGCACGGTGTCTTGGACGAGCGCCTCAACGTGCACGGCACCAAGAACCTTAAGGTTGCCGATTTGTCCATCTGCCCCGACAATGTCGGCTGCAACACTTACTCCACTGCCCTCCTCATTGGTGAGAAGTGCGCTGTTCTCACTGCAGAGGATCTTGGCTACACTGGTCGTGCTCTCGATATGAGAGTTCCAGACTACCAGGTCAACCGCGAGATTGTGGGATTGTCTCGCTTGTAA